A single window of Candidatus Manganitrophaceae bacterium DNA harbors:
- the nuoM gene encoding NADH-quinone oxidoreductase subunit M — MMLLTLIAILLICGPLAAAAGRWSREWPRWIALVATLIGFQTSLDLWMRHAGARAIFSSPSAPITWMEEFDRSWIPRFGIHFHLAVDGLSLLLVVLSFFLGTLAVLASWNEIQERVGFFHLHLLWTLAGVVGVFLAADLFLFYFAWEMMLIPMSFLIFLWGHERRVYAALKFFLFTQLSGLLMLVAILSLVLFHARQTGTWTFQYADLLGTVIPPGIEIWIMLGFFIAFAVKLPMVPFHTWLPDAHTEAPTAGSVLLAGLLLKTGAYGMLRFVIPLFPISARRVAPIVMTLAVVGILYGALLAYSQTDLKRLVAYTSVSHLGFVLLGIFAWNGLALQGALVEMLAHGISTGALFILVGQLQERMQTREIGRMGGLWETIPRLSGAGLFFAMGALGLPGLGHFIGEFLILFGTYPVSRWRAALATVGLLAATLYALRLVERTFHGPNLHRWRLPDLSAREIVVLVPLILALIWLGLYPQPVFDTFRIAMISLQQTVADATLALAR, encoded by the coding sequence ATGATGCTTCTTACTTTAATCGCGATTCTTCTGATCTGCGGGCCGCTCGCTGCGGCGGCGGGGCGCTGGAGCCGGGAATGGCCGCGATGGATTGCGCTGGTGGCGACGCTGATTGGATTTCAGACGAGCCTCGATCTCTGGATGCGACACGCCGGCGCGAGGGCGATTTTCTCCTCGCCGAGCGCTCCGATTACCTGGATGGAAGAATTCGACCGGAGCTGGATTCCCCGATTCGGCATTCACTTCCACCTGGCGGTCGACGGGTTGAGCCTCCTTCTGGTCGTCCTCAGCTTCTTCCTCGGCACCCTCGCCGTCTTGGCCTCTTGGAATGAGATTCAAGAAAGGGTCGGCTTCTTTCACCTCCATCTCCTCTGGACGCTTGCCGGCGTGGTCGGGGTCTTTTTGGCGGCCGATCTCTTTCTCTTCTATTTTGCCTGGGAGATGATGCTCATCCCGATGTCGTTTCTCATCTTCCTTTGGGGCCATGAGCGGCGCGTCTATGCCGCCCTCAAGTTCTTTCTCTTCACCCAGCTCTCCGGGCTGCTGATGCTGGTGGCGATTCTCTCATTGGTCCTCTTCCATGCCCGGCAGACCGGGACGTGGACCTTTCAGTATGCCGATCTCCTCGGCACGGTCATTCCGCCGGGGATTGAGATCTGGATCATGCTCGGCTTCTTCATCGCCTTCGCGGTGAAGCTTCCGATGGTCCCCTTTCACACCTGGTTGCCCGATGCCCATACGGAGGCGCCGACCGCCGGGAGTGTGTTGCTCGCCGGCCTCTTGCTGAAGACCGGCGCCTATGGGATGCTCCGGTTTGTCATTCCGCTTTTTCCGATCTCCGCGCGGCGGGTTGCTCCGATCGTCATGACCCTCGCCGTCGTCGGCATTCTGTATGGTGCGCTGCTTGCCTATTCGCAGACGGACCTCAAGCGACTGGTCGCCTACACGAGCGTCAGCCATCTCGGCTTTGTCCTCCTCGGCATCTTCGCCTGGAACGGTTTGGCGCTTCAAGGGGCATTGGTCGAAATGCTCGCGCATGGAATCAGCACCGGGGCGCTCTTTATTCTGGTCGGTCAACTTCAGGAGCGGATGCAGACCCGGGAGATCGGCCGGATGGGGGGACTCTGGGAGACGATCCCCCGCCTGAGCGGGGCCGGGCTCTTCTTTGCGATGGGGGCGCTCGGCCTGCCGGGCCTCGGCCATTTCATCGGCGAGTTCCTGATCCTCTTCGGCACCTATCCGGTCAGCCGCTGGAGAGCGGCCCTGGCGACGGTCGGCCTCCTGGCCGCCACCCTCTATGCGCTCAGGCTGGTCGAGCGGACTTTCCACGGACCGAATCTTCATCGCTGGAGGCTGCCCGATCTTTCCGCTCGGGAGATCGTTGTGCTTGTCCCCTTGATCCTCGCGCTGATTTGGCTCGGCCTTTATCCGCAGCCGGTCTTCGACACCTTCCGGATCGCGATGATCTCCCTCCAACAGACCGTCGCCGATGCGACGCTGGCGCTGGCGAGGTAA
- a CDS encoding NADH-quinone oxidoreductase subunit N: MQTADFTALLPFLLIAAAAIAAMLTIAVTRSHRLTLAWTLIGLAAAFVSLFFSLRVAPRPVTPLLQIDRYALFYIGLIIAASAAVAALAYGYLERQADRPEEFYLLLLIATLGGAVLAASSHFASLFLGLETLSIPLFALNAYLQNRKRPLEAGIKYLVLATASSAFLLFGMALIYADLGTMSFQRIAFLLNENPEVHPTLLAAGTALILTGVGFKLSLVPFHLWTPDVYEGAPAPVTAFIATVSKGAVFALLLRFSADLPAAGPIAVGISLIAAASMIVGNLLALLQQNVKRMLAYSSIAQIGYLLVAFLASGRMAVETVSFYLAAYFVMTLGAFGVVILLSEAGRDADGLDDYRGLFWRRPLLAGIFTAMLLSLAGLPLTAGFVGKFYIVAAGTASARWILVLILAVTSGISLFYYLRLVIVLYTKMELTTARPTPPLSPLGSGVMILLAGLLIWLGVYPTPFIRIVQALSAGLG; encoded by the coding sequence ATGCAGACCGCCGATTTTACCGCACTGCTTCCCTTTCTTCTTATCGCCGCCGCGGCCATTGCCGCGATGCTGACGATCGCCGTGACCCGCAGCCACCGCCTGACGCTGGCCTGGACCTTGATCGGGCTCGCCGCCGCGTTCGTCTCCCTTTTCTTCTCGCTCCGGGTGGCGCCCCGACCAGTAACGCCGCTCCTTCAGATAGACCGGTACGCCCTTTTCTATATTGGATTAATCATCGCGGCGAGCGCCGCCGTGGCGGCGCTCGCCTACGGCTATCTGGAGAGACAAGCCGATCGACCGGAAGAGTTTTATCTCCTTCTGTTGATCGCCACGCTGGGGGGGGCGGTGCTGGCGGCGAGCAGCCATTTCGCCTCGCTCTTTCTCGGCCTCGAAACCCTCAGCATCCCCCTCTTTGCGCTCAATGCCTATCTCCAAAACCGGAAACGGCCGCTCGAGGCGGGGATTAAATATCTGGTCCTGGCGACCGCTTCCAGCGCGTTTCTCCTCTTCGGAATGGCGCTGATTTATGCCGACCTCGGCACGATGTCGTTCCAGCGGATCGCCTTTTTGTTGAACGAGAACCCGGAGGTCCATCCGACGCTCCTCGCCGCCGGGACGGCGCTGATTTTGACCGGGGTCGGCTTCAAGCTCTCGCTTGTCCCGTTTCACCTCTGGACCCCGGATGTCTATGAGGGGGCGCCGGCGCCGGTGACCGCCTTCATCGCAACGGTCTCGAAAGGAGCCGTCTTCGCCCTGCTCCTCCGCTTCAGCGCCGACCTTCCCGCGGCCGGACCGATTGCCGTTGGGATCAGCCTGATTGCCGCCGCGTCAATGATTGTGGGAAATCTCCTGGCGTTGCTTCAACAGAACGTCAAACGAATGCTCGCCTACTCTTCGATCGCACAGATCGGCTACCTGCTCGTCGCCTTTTTGGCGTCGGGGAGGATGGCGGTCGAAACGGTCAGCTTTTACCTCGCCGCCTATTTTGTCATGACGCTCGGCGCGTTCGGCGTGGTGATCCTTCTTTCCGAGGCCGGACGGGACGCCGACGGGCTCGACGACTACCGCGGTCTCTTCTGGCGCCGGCCGCTGCTGGCGGGAATTTTTACGGCGATGCTTCTCTCTCTGGCGGGGCTGCCGCTGACGGCCGGCTTTGTCGGAAAATTTTACATCGTTGCAGCAGGGACCGCTTCGGCGCGCTGGATTCTCGTGTTGATTCTCGCCGTCACCAGCGGGATCAGCCTCTTTTATTATCTACGGCTGGTGATCGTCCTCTATACAAAAATGGAGTTGACCACAGCAAGGCCGACCCCGCCGCTCTCTCCCCTCGGAAGCGGGGTGATGATTCTATTGGCCGGGTTACTGATCTGGCTGGGGGTCTATCCGACGCCGTTCATCCGGATCGTTCAAGCGCTGTCGGCGGGACTGGGATAA
- a CDS encoding polyprenol monophosphomannose synthase, with protein sequence MLRDEKILILIPTFNEKENISHLIDAIYSTVKREVDVLVIDDNSPDGTGKIVSEISRKNDRVKLLERKCKDGLARAYLEGFTYALKHHYDLIVCMDADLSHHPAYLNQFFETIGEADFVLGSRYAPGGAIEDWGWFRRLLSRWGNRYARWVLNVPIYDLTSGYKCLRTELLTKIGYQEIRSNGYEFTIELAYLFYRNGFSVKEIPIVFTDRRYGSSKLSKWIILDALIKVWKLRLGSKKVEGAQQFKNAL encoded by the coding sequence ATGCTGAGAGATGAGAAGATATTGATCCTGATCCCGACCTTTAATGAAAAGGAAAATATCTCACATCTGATTGATGCCATCTATTCCACCGTGAAACGAGAGGTCGATGTTCTGGTCATCGACGATAACTCTCCCGATGGAACCGGGAAGATCGTCTCTGAGATATCCCGCAAAAACGATCGCGTCAAACTCTTGGAGCGAAAATGCAAAGACGGTCTGGCGCGCGCTTATCTGGAAGGATTCACCTATGCCCTCAAGCATCACTATGATCTCATCGTCTGTATGGACGCCGATCTCTCGCACCATCCGGCCTATTTAAATCAGTTCTTTGAGACGATCGGGGAGGCTGATTTTGTCCTCGGCTCGCGGTATGCCCCCGGCGGAGCGATTGAAGATTGGGGCTGGTTTAGAAGGCTCTTGAGCCGCTGGGGAAACCGTTATGCGCGCTGGGTCCTCAACGTTCCGATTTACGATTTAACGAGCGGATACAAATGCCTTCGGACAGAGTTGCTGACGAAGATCGGCTATCAAGAGATCCGGTCAAACGGCTATGAGTTCACCATTGAGCTCGCTTATTTATTTTATCGGAACGGCTTTTCAGTCAAAGAAATTCCAATCGTATTTACAGATCGGCGGTACGGAAGCTCCAAGCTTTCAAAATGGATTATTCTCGATGCATTGATCAAGGTCTGGAAGCTCCGTCTGGGATCTAAAAAAGTAGAAGGGGCACAGCAGTTCAAAAATGCTCTCTGA
- a CDS encoding DUF2029 domain-containing protein, whose product MLSDAPDLTRFRKWSFLFWIGVGLYYFRFIKNGLILYPVAANCLLSGQPFIPCAPTFTYPPLFAFLMIPFAPLPIGLRNLLWYILSISILYCSFRLCESLILKTFEVKFSPNQLYWFRLLSLAVGLKLILAVLENQAYDYLVFFFILLGLYGLMEKKDFSAAFGIAMAAALKVTPLLFFPYLLLRRKWKVFAWCVLIYLFVSFLPDLFFSAGETQTSYFGKWVQDIVRPALSQQETASTPHFWAGENPLNQSLRSLVYRVVVAFNLTADFKKILYAVYALFLFSLSLVLLKASRLKNPYILDGSVLLIGMLMLSPMSSKSHFIVLILPYMTVLAYLLTQQNQSRVLGALLALSFILNSLTSKDLIGRTVANFFLLIGCITLGTLLLLILISFIVVEMAWRHDPNRIVTLPPSSAARADRVL is encoded by the coding sequence ATGCTCTCTGACGCGCCCGACCTGACGCGGTTTCGGAAATGGTCCTTCCTATTCTGGATCGGGGTCGGGCTTTATTATTTTCGGTTCATCAAAAACGGACTGATCCTTTATCCGGTCGCCGCAAACTGTCTTCTCTCCGGACAGCCGTTCATTCCCTGCGCACCGACCTTTACCTATCCTCCCCTTTTCGCTTTTCTGATGATTCCTTTCGCACCGCTTCCGATCGGACTGCGGAATCTGCTTTGGTACATCCTTTCGATTTCCATTCTCTACTGTAGCTTCCGACTGTGCGAATCTTTGATTCTCAAAACGTTCGAGGTGAAATTCAGCCCGAATCAACTTTATTGGTTTAGACTCTTGTCGCTGGCAGTCGGGTTGAAACTTATACTGGCCGTTTTGGAAAACCAGGCATACGACTATCTGGTCTTCTTCTTTATTTTATTGGGACTCTATGGGCTGATGGAGAAGAAGGATTTCTCGGCCGCTTTTGGAATCGCCATGGCGGCGGCGCTGAAAGTCACGCCGCTTCTTTTCTTCCCCTATCTTCTCCTTCGGAGAAAGTGGAAAGTGTTCGCCTGGTGTGTTCTGATTTATCTCTTCGTTTCTTTTCTCCCCGACCTCTTCTTCTCCGCCGGAGAGACGCAAACCAGCTACTTCGGAAAGTGGGTTCAGGATATCGTTCGACCGGCCCTCTCTCAACAAGAGACCGCTTCGACCCCCCATTTTTGGGCCGGTGAAAATCCGCTTAATCAGTCTTTGCGGTCGCTTGTTTACCGCGTTGTTGTGGCGTTCAACCTCACCGCTGATTTTAAGAAGATTCTCTATGCGGTCTATGCTTTATTTCTCTTCTCCCTCTCTCTCGTCCTCCTCAAAGCTTCTCGATTAAAAAACCCCTATATTCTGGACGGGTCGGTCCTGCTGATCGGGATGCTGATGTTATCGCCGATGAGCAGCAAATCCCATTTTATCGTCCTGATTCTCCCTTATATGACCGTCCTGGCCTATCTCTTGACCCAACAAAATCAGAGCCGCGTGTTGGGTGCACTCCTCGCATTGAGTTTTATTCTCAATTCGCTGACCTCGAAAGATCTGATCGGAAGGACCGTCGCCAACTTTTTCCTGTTGATCGGCTGTATTACCCTCGGAACCCTCCTTCTTCTCATCCTGATCAGTTTCATCGTGGTTGAAATGGCCTGGCGCCACGATCCCAACCGCATCGTTACGCTTCCGCCTTCCTCAGCGGCCCGTGCAGACCGTGTACTTTGA
- a CDS encoding HdeD family acid-resistance protein — MFDLLTRNWWVLILRGVLAILFGVLAFSRPGMTLAALVLFFGAYVFVDGIFAIILALGGWEKRNDRWLLLLQGVIGVGIGILTFRAPGITAIGLLLYIAAWSLAIGVLQIAAAIRLRRSIEGEVWLAISGVASILFAAILMWAPAAGALALLWVIASYAIIFGATLIFLGFKVHGLHGPLRKAEA, encoded by the coding sequence ATGTTTGATCTTCTAACGCGTAATTGGTGGGTCCTGATTTTAAGGGGCGTCTTGGCGATTCTCTTCGGGGTGTTGGCCTTCAGCCGACCGGGGATGACGCTGGCGGCGCTGGTCCTTTTCTTCGGGGCTTATGTTTTTGTCGATGGAATCTTCGCCATTATCCTGGCCCTCGGCGGTTGGGAGAAGCGGAACGACCGTTGGCTCCTTTTGCTTCAGGGGGTGATTGGGGTTGGGATCGGCATTCTGACTTTCCGGGCGCCCGGGATTACAGCCATCGGTCTGCTCCTCTATATTGCCGCTTGGAGTCTGGCGATCGGTGTGCTCCAAATTGCGGCGGCGATCCGTTTGAGAAGGAGCATCGAAGGGGAGGTGTGGCTTGCGATCAGCGGGGTCGCGTCGATCCTCTTTGCTGCAATCTTGATGTGGGCGCCGGCCGCCGGCGCGCTCGCCCTGCTCTGGGTGATCGCGAGTTATGCGATTATTTTCGGAGCGACGCTGATCTTCCTCGGCTTCAAAGTACACGGTCTGCACGGGCCGCTGAGGAAGGCGGAAGCGTAA
- a CDS encoding UdgX family uracil-DNA binding protein (This protein belongs to the uracil DNA glycosylase superfamily, members of which act in excision repair of DNA. However, it belongs more specifically to UdgX branch, whose founding member was found to bind uracil in DNA (where it does not belong), without cleaving it, appears to promote DNA repair by a pathway involving RecA, rather than base excision.): MTAARLIPPNPTLAILREAAAGCQACDLWKSGTQTVFGEGPEQAAVMLVGEQPGDKEDQAGRPFVGPAGGLLNGALEEAGIVRDEVYVTNAVKHFKWEPRGKRRIHKKPNAAEITACRPWLEAEIKLIQPKIIVCLGATAAQALLGKDFRVTRQRGELLPSPFGGQILATVHPSSLLRIEDEAERREARARFVEDLKQVAKALHRLRPAA, from the coding sequence ATGACCGCCGCACGGCTGATCCCGCCGAACCCGACCCTCGCTATCCTCCGAGAGGCCGCCGCCGGTTGCCAAGCATGCGATCTCTGGAAGAGCGGAACGCAGACGGTCTTCGGCGAGGGGCCGGAGCAGGCCGCGGTAATGCTCGTCGGAGAGCAGCCGGGCGATAAGGAAGATCAGGCTGGGCGGCCCTTCGTCGGACCGGCCGGAGGGCTGCTCAACGGTGCGCTCGAAGAGGCGGGGATCGTCCGCGACGAGGTCTACGTCACCAATGCGGTGAAGCACTTCAAGTGGGAGCCGCGCGGCAAACGTCGCATTCACAAAAAGCCGAACGCCGCCGAGATCACCGCCTGCCGCCCCTGGCTCGAGGCCGAGATTAAACTCATCCAGCCGAAGATCATCGTCTGCTTGGGCGCCACCGCCGCCCAGGCGCTGCTCGGAAAAGATTTTCGGGTCACCCGCCAGCGGGGTGAGCTCCTCCCCTCCCCCTTCGGCGGCCAGATCCTCGCCACCGTTCACCCCTCCTCGTTGCTCCGGATTGAAGACGAAGCGGAGCGCCGGGAGGCGCGGGCCCGCTTCGTCGAAGATCTTAAACAGGTGGCCAAAGCGCTCCACCGTCTTCGTCCCGCCGCTTGA
- the lexA gene encoding transcriptional repressor LexA translates to MSTSALTPRQKEILEFLRRTVEKRGYPPSLRETASHFGIAGVHAVEKHLAALEQKGFLKKGVGPRAIELTERATARAVPIVGRVAAGRPILAEENRIGTLALDASVVRWKEAFLLKVKGESMNGAGILDGDLVLVKPQPDAESGEIVVALLDGEATVKRLIKKGGAMMLQPENPDFEPLAITRQSPAQIIGRIVGVFRF, encoded by the coding sequence ATGTCTACCTCCGCCTTAACACCCAGACAAAAAGAGATTCTCGAGTTCCTCCGTCGAACGGTGGAGAAACGGGGCTACCCCCCGTCGCTCCGGGAAACGGCAAGCCATTTCGGGATTGCGGGGGTTCACGCCGTTGAAAAACATCTCGCCGCCTTGGAACAAAAGGGATTTCTGAAAAAGGGGGTCGGGCCCCGCGCGATCGAGCTGACCGAGCGGGCGACCGCCCGCGCCGTTCCGATCGTCGGCCGGGTGGCGGCGGGACGGCCGATCCTCGCCGAGGAAAACCGAATTGGAACGCTGGCGCTCGATGCCTCGGTCGTCCGGTGGAAAGAGGCCTTCCTGCTGAAAGTAAAAGGAGAGAGCATGAACGGGGCCGGCATTCTGGACGGGGATCTTGTTTTGGTGAAGCCGCAGCCGGACGCCGAGTCGGGGGAGATCGTCGTCGCCTTATTAGACGGGGAAGCGACGGTAAAACGGCTGATCAAAAAGGGGGGAGCGATGATGCTACAGCCGGAGAATCCTGACTTCGAGCCGCTCGCCATCACGCGCCAATCGCCGGCGCAGATTATCGGGAGGATCGTCGGTGTTTTCCGATTCTAG
- a CDS encoding DNA polymerase Y family protein — MPRRIACLLVPDFPLAARFRQEPQITQAAIAVFEAEGATPAVIAASPTARRRGIHPGLSLHQARALFPEIVARPRDRAAEQSAQERLLETASGLSPIIENSGLGCIYLDLRGMGDERALAERAVDAAAAAGFSAQVGVAEGRTAARLAAWRSRGNPAILPKGGDAAYLAPLSLAWLKPPPPLLERLARWGIRTAGEFAALSPGDVARRLGPEGLALHRTAQGSDERPLSAWRSPLVFSERIDLEWTLCGIEAFCAVTRPMLDRLGQHLSTFGVACRRLDLELSFDPKGEETRSLSLAAPTAEVKTLLELLSLELAAHPPRAPVNGITLHAHPEPLRQAQFSLFGPASPSPDSLATVRARLSLLLGADRIGSPQRADGTRPERYFMSEYAPPPPRRMPLLERPSLAAAIRVLRPKILLKVQYGGVPPQPIQIKTEKRADPLPSISGKVRVASGPWRLEEGWWSEEAVTRDYWDLELADGGVYRIFHDRQQGNWFADGVYD; from the coding sequence ATGCCGCGGCGGATCGCCTGTCTGCTCGTCCCTGACTTCCCGCTCGCCGCGCGCTTCCGACAAGAGCCGCAGATCACGCAGGCCGCGATCGCCGTCTTCGAGGCGGAGGGGGCGACCCCGGCGGTCATTGCGGCCAGCCCGACGGCCCGGCGGCGCGGGATCCATCCGGGACTCTCCCTTCATCAGGCGCGGGCCCTCTTTCCGGAGATCGTCGCCAGACCGCGCGACCGCGCGGCCGAGCAATCGGCCCAGGAACGCCTTCTTGAAACCGCCTCCGGACTGTCGCCCATCATAGAAAATTCTGGATTGGGATGTATCTATCTCGATCTGCGGGGGATGGGAGACGAGCGGGCCCTCGCCGAAAGAGCGGTTGATGCGGCGGCGGCCGCGGGGTTCTCCGCACAGGTCGGGGTGGCCGAGGGGAGAACAGCGGCCCGATTGGCCGCTTGGCGCTCCCGGGGAAATCCGGCGATCCTTCCCAAAGGGGGAGATGCCGCCTATCTGGCGCCGCTCTCCCTCGCCTGGTTAAAACCCCCTCCTCCTTTATTAGAGCGGCTCGCCCGTTGGGGGATTCGGACCGCCGGCGAGTTCGCCGCCCTCTCCCCCGGCGACGTTGCACGGCGGCTGGGGCCGGAAGGGCTGGCGCTCCATCGGACCGCGCAGGGATCGGACGAGCGGCCGCTCTCCGCCTGGCGAAGTCCCCTCGTCTTCTCCGAGCGGATCGATCTCGAGTGGACCCTCTGCGGGATCGAGGCCTTTTGCGCCGTCACCCGTCCGATGCTCGATCGCCTCGGTCAGCATCTTTCCACGTTCGGAGTCGCCTGCCGGCGGCTCGATCTGGAACTCTCGTTCGATCCGAAGGGAGAAGAAACTCGGTCGCTGTCGCTGGCCGCTCCGACGGCGGAGGTGAAGACGTTACTGGAGCTCCTCTCTTTGGAGTTAGCGGCCCATCCGCCCCGCGCGCCAGTTAACGGCATCACCCTCCATGCCCATCCCGAGCCGTTGCGGCAGGCTCAGTTTTCCCTCTTCGGTCCGGCCAGCCCCTCTCCCGACAGCCTGGCGACGGTCAGGGCCCGTCTGTCGCTGCTGCTCGGCGCCGACCGGATCGGCTCCCCGCAGCGGGCCGACGGTACCCGCCCGGAGCGGTATTTCATGTCGGAGTACGCGCCCCCCCCTCCGAGGAGGATGCCTCTCTTGGAGAGACCTTCCTTGGCCGCCGCCATCCGGGTGCTCCGCCCGAAAATCCTCCTCAAGGTGCAGTATGGGGGAGTGCCGCCCCAGCCGATTCAGATCAAAACCGAGAAGCGGGCCGATCCTCTCCCTTCCATTTCAGGAAAGGTCCGGGTCGCCTCGGGACCGTGGCGGCTGGAAGAGGGGTGGTGGTCGGAAGAAGCGGTCACGCGCGACTACTGGGATCTGGAGTTGGCCGACGGCGGTGTCTATCGGATCTTTCACGATCGCCAACAGGGAAATTGGTTTGCCGACGGCGTTTACGATTAG